In the bacterium genome, one interval contains:
- a CDS encoding phosphoglucosamine mutase, whose product MNEKLFGTDGVRGVANLAPMDSETVMRLGRAAAHVLRRSRGHHRILIGKDTRLSGYMLETALASGITSMGVDVLLVGPLPTPGIAYMTKSMRADAGVVISASHNGYEDNGIKFFGGDGFKLADQTEAEIERLMEPGHLDELRAVPGLIGKAARIDDAIGRYAVFLKEAVSREISFEGLTLALDAANGAAYKVAPLVFQELGAKLSIIGDEPNGTNINDQCGSLYPQAVANVVVQNKTALGIAFDGDADRVIICDENGKVIDGDLILAILAHDWIKRGKLKSKTVVGTVMSNYGFEKSLAKLGLSLARADVGDRYVLAEMQKLGANLGGEQSGHVIALDHNTTGDGILTSLLVLEAMRRADRPLSDFHRLIERFPQVLLNIAVTRKIPFMDLPKVSKVVAAAEKKLKDRGRLLLRYSGTESKARVMVEADDQLICQAIAQEVAEVVQAELAATA is encoded by the coding sequence ATGAACGAAAAACTTTTTGGCACAGACGGAGTGAGAGGCGTTGCTAATCTTGCTCCAATGGATTCTGAGACTGTGATGCGCCTAGGGCGTGCCGCGGCGCATGTCCTGCGTCGTAGCCGCGGACATCACCGTATTCTAATTGGAAAAGACACGCGCCTTTCCGGCTATATGCTAGAAACTGCCTTGGCTTCCGGCATCACTTCGATGGGTGTGGACGTATTGCTCGTTGGCCCATTACCAACGCCGGGCATTGCTTACATGACAAAAAGCATGCGGGCCGATGCAGGGGTAGTGATTTCTGCTTCACACAATGGTTATGAAGATAACGGCATCAAGTTTTTCGGTGGAGATGGATTTAAGCTCGCTGATCAGACTGAGGCTGAAATCGAGCGCTTAATGGAGCCGGGGCACCTTGACGAGCTTCGTGCCGTCCCAGGTTTGATTGGTAAAGCCGCGCGTATTGATGATGCAATTGGGCGCTATGCTGTTTTCCTCAAGGAAGCGGTGAGCCGAGAAATAAGTTTTGAAGGTTTAACGCTTGCTTTGGATGCGGCCAATGGAGCTGCGTATAAAGTTGCGCCACTTGTTTTTCAAGAACTTGGCGCAAAACTTTCGATTATTGGCGATGAGCCAAATGGCACAAATATTAATGATCAGTGTGGGAGTTTATATCCGCAGGCAGTTGCGAATGTTGTGGTGCAAAATAAGACTGCTTTGGGAATTGCTTTTGATGGCGATGCCGACCGGGTGATTATCTGCGATGAAAACGGTAAAGTGATTGATGGGGATTTGATTTTGGCGATCCTCGCGCATGATTGGATTAAACGCGGTAAGCTCAAGAGTAAGACTGTCGTTGGCACGGTGATGAGTAATTATGGGTTCGAGAAAAGCTTAGCCAAGTTAGGCTTAAGTTTGGCACGTGCAGACGTCGGCGATCGTTATGTCTTGGCCGAAATGCAAAAGCTCGGGGCGAATCTTGGTGGCGAGCAGTCTGGGCATGTAATTGCGCTCGATCATAATACTACAGGAGACGGCATACTAACGTCGCTCTTAGTGCTTGAGGCAATGCGTAGAGCCGATCGCCCACTTTCTGATTTTCACCGCTTAATTGAACGTTTTCCACAAGTATTGCTCAATATTGCTGTAACTCGAAAAATTCCTTTTATGGATTTACCCAAAGTCAGCAAAGTTGTCGCTGCCGCAGAAAAGAAATTAAAAGATCGCGGACGATTGCTCTTACGCTATTCTGGCACAGAATCAAAAGCACGCGTGATGGTCGAAGCTGATGATCAGCTGATCTGTCAAGCAATTGCCCAGGAAGTTGCGGAAGTAGTGCAAGCTGAATTAGCAGCAACTGCTTAA
- a CDS encoding NAD(P)H-hydrate dehydratase, which produces MKLLSAEEMQEVDRAVISSGAIAAERLMDQAGRAIFKLIQALFPAELAQGVIILCGKGNNAGDGFVVARLCAESGIPVQVIAAQQVSAYRNEAKLHAEKAELAGVTISPLGTAEFNPHQSKAGLIVDAILGTGSANAPSAEILALILLANKLANAGHLCIAVDQPSGIDATTGAVLGEVVKADITITLQTPKIGLLLDPARKYVGKLFCVDIGIPERLLSDFPLECLITEEAIALAKSCYPLTADAHKGTRGHVLVIGGSSGKYGAPKLTGLAAHRCGAGLVTLGLNHEGLLGVQHGVLEMMCLEIKPSELTEVLTNKDAIVLGPGFGSATWQSNIVLESIQILRAKNIPTVLDADALNILAANAAELKQLGPNFILTPHPGEISRLLEKPIAEIQVRRIESAQRLAELTGSVVVLKGARTVVAAPNGQTSLDCHEEPDLGTAGSGDVLSGILGALLARGIQSLPAAKLGAFIHGETAQQLREEKGYSLGLIAREIADASPRVIDRLLCQQEVKPEAICIFPRA; this is translated from the coding sequence ATGAAATTACTTAGCGCTGAAGAGATGCAGGAAGTCGATCGGGCTGTAATTAGCTCGGGGGCAATTGCGGCCGAACGCTTGATGGATCAAGCCGGCAGAGCTATCTTCAAGCTGATTCAAGCGTTATTTCCCGCAGAGCTTGCTCAGGGCGTAATTATTCTTTGTGGAAAAGGGAATAACGCTGGCGATGGATTTGTTGTCGCGCGATTATGTGCCGAGAGCGGTATTCCCGTGCAGGTGATTGCTGCACAGCAGGTGTCAGCATATCGCAACGAAGCGAAGCTTCATGCCGAGAAAGCAGAGTTAGCAGGCGTTACAATTTCTCCTCTTGGCACAGCCGAATTTAATCCTCATCAAAGTAAGGCCGGATTAATCGTTGATGCAATTCTTGGAACCGGAAGCGCCAACGCTCCAAGTGCTGAAATATTAGCGCTAATTTTGTTAGCAAATAAATTAGCTAACGCAGGGCATCTTTGTATCGCAGTCGATCAACCCAGTGGCATTGATGCAACCACCGGTGCTGTGCTTGGTGAGGTCGTCAAGGCTGACATTACGATTACACTGCAAACTCCCAAAATTGGCCTCTTGCTTGATCCTGCTAGGAAATATGTCGGTAAATTATTCTGTGTTGATATCGGTATTCCAGAACGACTGCTAAGTGATTTTCCGCTTGAGTGTCTGATTACAGAAGAGGCGATAGCTCTAGCTAAATCTTGTTACCCACTTACGGCAGACGCGCATAAGGGCACTCGCGGTCACGTCCTTGTGATTGGTGGTTCAAGCGGCAAGTATGGAGCCCCCAAGCTTACAGGTCTTGCGGCCCATCGTTGTGGCGCAGGTTTAGTTACGCTTGGGCTTAATCACGAAGGCCTGCTTGGAGTTCAGCACGGCGTCTTAGAAATGATGTGTCTTGAGATTAAGCCCAGCGAGCTTACTGAAGTTCTAACTAACAAAGATGCTATTGTCTTAGGTCCTGGATTTGGCTCAGCAACATGGCAAAGTAATATCGTACTTGAAAGCATTCAGATTTTACGCGCAAAAAATATCCCCACTGTCCTTGATGCCGACGCGCTAAATATTTTAGCTGCAAATGCTGCGGAGTTAAAACAACTCGGCCCTAATTTTATTCTCACGCCACATCCTGGGGAGATCTCTCGCTTGCTTGAAAAACCAATCGCAGAAATTCAAGTGCGGCGGATTGAGTCTGCGCAACGACTTGCAGAGCTTACAGGCTCAGTTGTTGTGCTTAAAGGTGCACGCACTGTTGTTGCTGCGCCAAATGGTCAAACTTCACTCGATTGTCATGAAGAGCCCGATCTCGGAACGGCAGGCAGCGGGGATGTTTTAAGCGGCATTCTCGGGGCGCTACTGGCACGGGGCATTCAGTCTTTGCCCGCAGCAAAGCTGGGGGCATTTATCCACGGCGAAACCGCGCAACAATTACGTGAAGAAAAAGGTTATTCACTTGGATTAATTGCTCGTGAAATTGCTGATGCTAGTCCACGCGTAATCGATCGATTGCTTTGCCAACAAGAAGTAAAACCTGAAGCTATTTGTATTTTTCCGCGGGCGTAA
- the tsaE gene encoding tRNA (adenosine(37)-N6)-threonylcarbamoyltransferase complex ATPase subunit type 1 TsaE: protein MDKSNQKLIVQSISETHALAAKLATKLSGGEVIGLSGELGAGKTEFVRGILQTLNPGAHVSSPSYVIEHIYESNQTLLYQIHHLDLYRLTSGSDYEELGSYLHDRTKVTFVEWPERLNHYQKYFDLIIEFELSDDKRLLSFKPLSPAGEKLCF from the coding sequence ATGGACAAGAGTAACCAGAAATTGATCGTTCAAAGCATCAGCGAAACTCATGCCTTGGCAGCGAAATTAGCTACCAAACTATCTGGGGGCGAAGTAATTGGTTTAAGTGGCGAGCTTGGAGCGGGAAAAACTGAATTTGTGCGCGGCATTTTACAAACACTAAATCCCGGCGCGCATGTTTCAAGTCCAAGCTATGTGATCGAGCATATATACGAAAGCAATCAAACTCTTCTGTATCAGATTCATCATCTTGATTTGTATCGATTAACTAGTGGGTCTGATTATGAAGAGTTAGGCAGTTATCTTCACGATCGGACAAAAGTGACTTTTGTGGAATGGCCTGAGCGTTTAAATCATTATCAAAAGTATTTTGATTTAATCATTGAGTTTGAACTTTCAGACGATAAGCGTTTGCTAAGTTTTAAGCCTTTGAGTCCAGCTGGCGAAAAGCTATGTTTTTAA